The sequence below is a genomic window from Streptococcus pantholopis.
AGTTTATAAGAACAGGATTCATCTGTTATCAATCAGTGATCTTATTCTATGGTTACAGCAAAGCTTTGCAGATCAGCCAAATCCTTATCAAGCTGTCCTCTATCTGCCTAAGGGAAGTGAACTGACCAGCTGTTCTCTGTCAGTCAACAGCGGCGACCTCAAGCTGGCTAACTTAACAGTAGATAACTGTAGTTTGGAAGTTAAAAATGGGGATCTTTCTATCTCAGGCAATTCCTTTAAAAAAAGCGAAGTTCTGGTCAGCAATGGTGATTTTAAAGCCGCTGACTGTCAATTTCAAAATGGAACTTTCATTATTTCTAACGGAGACAGCAGGCTGAACTCCGTTACTATGAAAAACTGTTCACTCGAAAGCGGGAACGGAGATGTTAAGATAAATGAAGCCATTGTATCAGACAGCAAACTGCATTTAAACGATGGAGACCTAAAGGCAGAAGAAATCAGCTTTAAAGGAATAAATGATATCAGCAACCAAAACGGTGACAGTAAATTTGAACTCTCTTCTTACAATGTCTTTGTAACAGCTCAGTCGCAAAATGGAGAC
It includes:
- a CDS encoding DUF4097 family beta strand repeat-containing protein, with amino-acid sequence MKRWKKIVLIAGLCLSFSGAILLQIGYKAGGFQSMVDKNKGDFILQEEKLTSFNNLEADLDRLDISIKETDAKQAYLSYYNVKNQSPLKLTNRKGKLRLTENKKVTSVYKNRIHLLSISDLILWLQQSFADQPNPYQAVLYLPKGSELTSCSLSVNSGDLKLANLTVDNCSLEVKNGDLSISGNSFKKSEVLVSNGDFKAADCQFQNGTFIISNGDSRLNSVTMKNCSLESGNGDVKINEAIVSDSKLHLNDGDLKAEEISFKGINDISNQNGDSKFELSSYNVFVTAQSQNGDCSVSSQATADYKSDNRLTLFSVNGDLKVR